DNA from Coffea arabica cultivar ET-39 chromosome 10c, Coffea Arabica ET-39 HiFi, whole genome shotgun sequence:
AGCCATCAAAGATGGTATCAAAACTATGACCTCTAGGCCCTAATGCAGCATTTAGGATGATCAATTCTGAAGGCTAAAAAATTTTCTGGCAATGTCTTAAGTGATTGAACCTAGTAAACATTCGAGAAGATTCAGATACCCTCTCTGCCCAGAGATCCAGGAAGAATAAATTGAATTGAAGGGAAAGATGTTCAAGCACATAATTATATTAATAgtaattaaacatgtaaaagcACTAGCATTACCgtcgacataaatcaactagTCAAGATGCCAGACGGTAAGCAAGGCCTTCATATTAAAAAAACACTCCAGCACCACAAGGTGATGATTGCAAagacaaaaaataaacaaataaataaaatcataattttatGATTATATTGCACCAAATCTGAAGCACAAGCCACGGGAAGAATCAGTTCAATATGGCAATGCAGGGCAATTGGTAATGTGCATTGTGAAGTCACATGACCACGATGCAGCCAAGTCGAAGGAATCGCATCAATCagcaaaaactaacttgttgaCGAAAATATGTTTTTCTAGAATGCAGTgaaaaacatttttttaaaaaaaatagatgcAGTAGATAAATTAATTGCAACtgaataattttgaattctGATCATTTTCTATAACAGGATACACTTGATACCAAAAACATCCGGAAATATATTAGTTAGCTGCAAAATTCAGCTCGAAGTTGCAATAACAACAATCTCTggttaataaaaataaaacacatagaaaaaataaataaattcaaacCAACCATTGCCTTGGCTTGTAACTTCTCCACAAAAACTAGATAACTCTTCAATGTATAGTCCTTCGTGTTACCAATTGCTGCTTCCATCGCCTAATTCAACCACATTCGCAGCCACCCAAAAaacaataattaattaatttacatAAAATGTCtcctttaattattattattattttcaagaaaaataattcCACAAATTCTCTGAATTTTTGTACCTCGTCGGACATGAATGGAGTAATATGAGGAGCATAGGCAGCGAGAATAGCGGAGGCAGTGGCGGGGCCCACGCCTTTCAAGACGGTGAGCTCCTTAACAGCTTTAGAAACGTCCGGCAACGACTCGAACGCTTTTCGCGAGGCTGATTTGACAACGTCGTCGTTCAGCGAAGAAACGAAGTCCAGCAGCCTGGGCCTCCATTTGCCCCTGCTCAGCTTCCACTGCATTAATTTTGAGAGTTCATCAGTCGTTATATATGGAGTAGGGTTCCTCTGCTTTACCAGTACCGGAAGCTCGTTCCTGTAGAAATCGTCGAGGGAAATAAGGTTTGGTTTGTTTAAGGATTCGATGCTGGACTTGTAGGACGACAGAGCCGCCTTCCATGAGCTTATGTCCGAGCATTTCAACTCCATGGCTGCCATCACTCTgcaaccttttttcttttttttttttacgccATTTCAATTCACAGTTTTTGACTGTATTCCTTGTTTGAAAGCGTCCGGGCAGAGTCAAAGACCAGAGGTAACGTCCTAACGGCGTCGTTTGATTTCGAACAATGACTTTTTCTTACGTCCAAAGTTTGGATCCAGTGGCGCGGAGGGAAAATAAGAATTCCTTATTCAGCGGGCTTTTGGAATAGTTTGGATCGAAGCCCATAAAACTTAATGGGCTTTCCCTTTCAACAGCTACATTTGATCAAAGCCCATAGTATTTAAACTCTTGTCTTTTATTAAAATTATACGCGCATAGTATTTCACTCGACGTTCTGTCAATTGGATTGTAAAATTCCCAAGTATTATTCATTAGATTTTCCATTTCCTACGTTTTATTCGTTCGCCAAGTATTATTCTTTTTCATATAGCATACAGCATCGAAAGTCTGTCTGTGTGAGCAAAGTTCAAGATTGTCCCGtgattttatgatgattttaaCATAGATCGCCTAAAATCCAACAATTTTCACTACTACTGGCTCAAATTTGTAATTAAGTTGTTAGTCATAGTTGTacttcatttgttttttttttttttgtacgaAAAAGTTTGGATGGATTCGACTCTGATCATCACTACAGGTCAAGACATGCTTCCAGGATCATAGATCACTTATAGATATTCTTACAAATCGTCCACCAATACAACCATTACATCGATGATGGAATTCGAACACGCGACTTTTTTGTAAGAAAATAATCTGTTCTTTTCAACCGAGCCAATTTGTGTTCGCGTACTCCATTGGTTATTTTGCTGCAGTAACATACATAAAATCCAAAGAATTTTGCTGCAACAACAGCTGAGTCCCAAGTCCCAACTCAACTATTCACCCATTAATTGCATCGTTGGAATACAATTTATTAGTTCTGTAATTTCTAAAATGGATTAGATTAAATATGTCCCTCGGGGGACATTCGATAAAATTGGAACGAAACAGACAAGATCAGCAAGGCCCCCCTGCACAAGGATGATATGCACAAATCGAAGATCAGATTAAATATGCATTTTTCAGAAGAACAACAAACAAGCTTGCATATAGAAACTTCGCAGTACAGGTTGTCCCTGTGTCGAATCTTTTCATGGAATTATGTGAGAGGTACCAGTTATTGTCTTCGACTTTTAAGCTTATCCAGGTCTATTACGCGACATAAAAGTCATCACTTGTGGTACAATATCTTATTTAGACAGTAAATTTTGTTAGTCAACGTGATGAATCTCATGCAAAACCCTGTCCAACCTAGAGATGCAACTGGATATGTGAGTATATTGTATGTATGTGTGATTGTGTTCTTAAGTTAAGATTGGGTTATACCTGGCAATTATGCCCAACAACCCAACAACCCACCCAACCCACCTACTAATTTCAGAAGTTGGATTGGGTAATTTGGGTgttgggtcaattttgggttgggtaataAAAACCCAAATATATTTTGGGCGGATTGGGTATTTGTGTTGGGTACCCATTACCCAACTTCCACTTTTATTTGACAGAGATGTAAAACTTGTTCTTATACTATTGTCTTCTCTAGTTTGTGCAAATTATAAATATTACTACC
Protein-coding regions in this window:
- the LOC113713642 gene encoding uncharacterized protein; the protein is MAAMELKCSDISSWKAALSSYKSSIESLNKPNLISLDDFYRNELPVLVKQRNPTPYITTDELSKLMQWKLSRGKWRPRLLDFVSSLNDDVVKSASRKAFESLPDVSKAVKELTVLKGVGPATASAILAAYAPHITPFMSDEAMEAAIGNTKDYTLKSYLVFVEKLQAKAMELSSEEDLFTPSDVERALWSASVAAKSKALSSKPAEVDLDKNSKRKRKR